The proteins below are encoded in one region of Phaseolus vulgaris cultivar G19833 chromosome 1, P. vulgaris v2.0, whole genome shotgun sequence:
- the LOC137816454 gene encoding protein JINGUBANG-like: protein MFAESFPRTPNMQSEPRMSATDALTDDEFTMRSSSSASPMSPYYYEQGRLSGEGSPMMMSPWNQTASSPFSKPQWSQSDDGGNLPQNALVGSLVREEGHIYSLAASGDLLYTGSDSKNIRVWKNLKEYSGFKSNSGLVKTIILSGQKIFTGHQDGKIRVWKVSPKNPSVHKRAGTLPTLKDIFKSSIKPSNYVEVRRHKTALWIRHSDAVSCLSLSDNKLYLYSASWDRTIKVWRIADSKCLESIHAHDDAVNAVVCGEDAAMFSGSADGTVKVWRREVRGKGLKHAAVKTLLKQECAVTALAVDADASMLYSGASDGLVNFWEREKGYVHGGVLKGHKLAVLCLISAGALVFSGSADKTICVWRRDGLIHTCVSVLTGHDGPVKCLAVEEDREAAAAARDRRWILYSGSLDKSVKVWSVSESMNNNQGMHQRMGSDADSLPSVSDSSVSMGWANGRN, encoded by the exons ATGTTTGCTGAAAGCTTTCCACGAACACCCAACATGCAATCGGAGCCCAGAATGTCCGCCACCGATGCTTTAACCGACGACGAGTTCACAATGCGCAGCAGCAGCTCCGCGTCGCCCATGAGTCCTTATTACTACGAGCAGGGAAGGCTCAGCGGCGAGGGCTCTCCCATGATGATGTCGCCGTGGAACCAGACCGCCAGCTCGCCGTTTTCCAAGCCGCAGTGGTCGCAGAGCGACGACGGCGGGAACTTGCCGCAGAACGCGCTGGTGGGTTCTCTTGTCCGCGAGGAGGGACACATATACTCGCTGGCGGCTTCCGGCGACCTCCTGTACACGGGCTCCGACAGCAAGAACATCCGTGTTTGGAAGAACCTTAAGGAGTATTCTGGGTTCAAATCGAACAGCGGATTGGTCAAAACCATAATTCTGTCGGGGCAGAAAATCTTCACGGGGCACCAGGACGGCAAAATCCGCGTCTGGAAGGTGTCGCCGAAGAACCCCAGCGTGCACAAACGCGCCGGCACGTTGCCCACGCTTAAAGACATCTTCAAGAGCTCCATTAAACCCAGCAACTACGTCGAG GTTCGGCGACACAAAACGGCGTTATGGATAAGGCATTCGGACGCCGTTTCGTGTTTGAGTCTCTCTGATAACAAGTTGTATCTATACTCTGCGTCGTGGGACAGAACAATCAAGGTGTGGAGGATCGCCGACTCCAAATGCCTCGAGTCCATCCACGCGCACGACGACGCCGTCAACGCGGTGGTGTGCGGCGAGGATGCGGCGATGTTTTCGGGGTCGGCGGACGGCACGGTGAAGGTGTGGCGGCGGGAGGTGCGGGGGAAGGGGCTGAAGCACGCGGCGGTGAAAACGCTGCTGAAGCAGGAGTGCGCGGTGACGGCGCTGGCGGTGGACGCGGATGCTTCGATGTTGTACAGCGGCGCCTCCGATGGGCTCGTGAACTTCTGGGAGCGAGAGAAAGGCTACGTGCACGGCGGCGTGCTCAAGGGCCACAAGCTCGCCGTGCTGTGCCTCATCTCCGCGGGGGCGTTGGTGTTCAGCGGGTCCGCAGATAAGACTATATGCGTGTGGAGAAGAGACGGTCTGATTCACACGTGCGTGTCTGTTCTGACGGGTCACGACGGTCCCGTGAAATGCCTGGCCGTGGAGGAGGACCGCGAAGCTGCCGCCGCCGCGAGAGACCGGCGTTGGATTTTGTACAGTGGCAGTTTGGACAAATCGGTTAAGGTTTGGAGCGTGTCGGAATCGATGAACAATAATCAGGGGATGCATCAGCGCATGGGTTCTGATGCGGACTCGTTGCCCTCCGTCTCCGACAGTAGTGTGTCTATGGGCTGGGCCAACGGGAGAAACTGA